A genomic window from Neorickettsia sennetsu str. Miyayama includes:
- a CDS encoding ClpXP protease specificity-enhancing factor SspB yields MKEIKYKALVNAAMLGIVRSVMKDVSAGEAANFFITFSTRNTSLSDGLKKKYPREMSIILQNQFSDLQVSYEKFSVVLSFSGVEECITVPFSSILYFLDRECNFALEFHDLASEGSVDEVDFCNAGGAYVPGTNAKGEQQGKIIDITNMLKKK; encoded by the coding sequence ATGAAAGAGATTAAGTATAAAGCACTGGTGAATGCCGCGATGCTCGGCATTGTTCGCTCTGTAATGAAGGACGTCTCTGCTGGAGAAGCGGCGAATTTTTTCATTACTTTCTCTACGCGAAATACCTCTTTGTCGGATGGGCTGAAGAAAAAATATCCGCGTGAGATGAGCATTATTTTGCAAAACCAATTTAGTGATTTGCAAGTTTCTTATGAGAAGTTCAGCGTGGTACTCAGTTTCTCAGGTGTTGAGGAGTGCATTACTGTGCCCTTTTCGTCGATCTTGTACTTTCTTGATAGGGAGTGCAATTTTGCTTTGGAATTTCATGATTTAGCCAGCGAGGGTAGTGTAGATGAAGTTGATTTTTGTAATGCTGGTGGTGCTTATGTTCCTGGGACCAATGCTAAGGGGGAGCAACAGGGGAAGATAATAGATATTACTAATATGCTAAAGAAGAAATAG
- the lpdA gene encoding dihydrolipoyl dehydrogenase: MYDVIVVGGGPAGYPAAIRASRSGLKVALVEKNKLGGVCLNCGCIPTKALLHIAEKYHFVKTGAAELGINVSNVFLTFSSAIAYAQEKIKKLAAGVSYLMKKNKVELFYSSGRILPGKQVKLEDLGKTISAKNIILATGSTPKEITGLEYDHELIWNYNDAMTATKMPKSLLVVGAGAIGVEFACIYNVFGSKVTVIEMQNQILPAEDTEISNLAEAAFKESGITIRKGTTIQSLKKDKDKVLVTLSDGTNLEVERILVAGGVEASSQNLGLEQIPTIRMNKGFVSVDKYCETGEPGVYAIGDLRGFPCVAHKAIYDAYVCTAKIAGKEPVPLEMDSIPSCIYSFPSIASVGLTEEAAIRMGHKVKIGRAKAEGNGKSVVLGKDKGLVKTVFDAKTGELLGAHIIGYEATEILNGYIIAKASEATVESLKAVVFPHPTISEMMYEAVLAADNEEVHS, translated from the coding sequence ATGTACGATGTTATAGTAGTTGGTGGTGGTCCGGCCGGGTATCCTGCAGCGATTCGGGCGAGTAGGAGTGGTCTTAAGGTTGCGCTTGTTGAAAAAAATAAGTTGGGAGGGGTGTGCCTCAATTGCGGGTGTATCCCAACTAAAGCTCTTTTGCACATTGCAGAGAAGTACCATTTTGTAAAAACTGGAGCAGCTGAGCTAGGTATAAATGTTTCCAATGTTTTTCTTACCTTTAGTAGTGCTATCGCGTATGCTCAAGAGAAAATTAAAAAACTTGCTGCTGGTGTTTCCTACCTTATGAAGAAAAATAAGGTAGAGCTTTTTTATTCTAGTGGAAGAATTTTGCCTGGTAAGCAAGTCAAGTTAGAGGATTTAGGTAAGACTATAAGTGCAAAAAACATTATTCTCGCAACCGGGAGCACTCCAAAAGAGATTACGGGTCTGGAATATGACCATGAGCTGATTTGGAATTACAATGATGCAATGACGGCAACTAAAATGCCTAAATCGTTGTTGGTAGTTGGAGCTGGCGCGATAGGTGTTGAATTTGCGTGCATTTATAATGTTTTTGGTAGTAAGGTGACGGTCATAGAAATGCAGAACCAGATCCTTCCAGCTGAGGATACTGAAATCAGTAATCTTGCCGAAGCTGCGTTTAAAGAAAGTGGAATCACTATACGGAAAGGTACTACTATTCAGTCCTTAAAGAAGGATAAAGATAAGGTTCTTGTAACATTAAGCGACGGAACTAACCTAGAGGTTGAAAGAATTTTGGTTGCAGGTGGCGTAGAGGCGAGCTCTCAGAATCTTGGTCTTGAACAGATTCCTACGATAAGGATGAATAAGGGTTTTGTTTCTGTTGACAAGTACTGTGAAACAGGCGAGCCTGGTGTATACGCAATTGGTGACTTAAGGGGCTTTCCTTGTGTCGCTCACAAGGCAATATATGATGCGTATGTTTGTACGGCAAAGATAGCGGGAAAAGAACCTGTTCCTCTAGAAATGGATAGTATTCCTAGTTGTATTTATTCCTTTCCTTCAATTGCAAGTGTTGGTTTGACAGAAGAGGCCGCTATAAGAATGGGTCATAAAGTGAAAATAGGCCGTGCAAAAGCTGAAGGAAACGGAAAGTCAGTTGTACTTGGTAAGGATAAAGGTTTGGTCAAAACAGTCTTTGATGCCAAAACAGGGGAACTTCTGGGAGCACACATAATTGGTTATGAAGCTACGGAGATTCTGAATGGTTACATTATTGCAAAAGCCTCGGAGGCAACTGTTGAAAGCCTGAAGGCTGTTGTTTTTCCCCACCCAACTATTTCTGAGATGATGTATGAGGCAGTACTAGCAGCGGACAATGAGGAAGTCCATTCGTAA
- the mgtE gene encoding magnesium transporter, producing the protein MNDTIPLILKKLTGEIPEQDRIQNQKELVDAFINAKSEVQEHFMHKHLIHHTYILAEIPTELLRRIVETVGVRGFAQIITSLPVDEIVDVLEEIEQDFVKEIVKFFPSKLAKVIKEILAYPEESAGRLIHKDFIVIPKDWSIEQVLQFIRVQKQLPKYISEIFVVDEENRPIGSVSLNDILCAKSRSLVKILMQTNIKTVETGQDQEEVARLFRDYSLHSIAVVDKNQRIVGVISIDDVVDVISEEAEEDILHAGKVSESDINSDVANTVMRRIKWLIVTFLSINFSSYIIGFFQLTLQQHVELAILMPIIAAMGGNAGIQASTVAVRALITKRFCQGNALRLFVKELIVGLCNGLVMSALMIVIIALRFHNLALESTFLISITLVFALATSFGAAIPFIIEKFGGDPALSSSIITSSFTDILAFVVLLSTASIILV; encoded by the coding sequence ATGAATGATACTATCCCTCTTATCCTAAAGAAGCTTACCGGAGAAATACCTGAGCAAGATAGAATACAGAATCAAAAAGAGCTTGTAGATGCGTTTATAAATGCAAAAAGTGAGGTTCAAGAACACTTTATGCACAAGCATTTAATTCATCATACTTACATTTTAGCGGAAATACCAACTGAGTTATTGAGAAGAATAGTCGAGACAGTTGGTGTTCGAGGATTCGCGCAAATTATTACCTCTCTTCCAGTAGATGAAATAGTCGATGTGCTTGAGGAAATCGAACAGGATTTTGTAAAGGAGATCGTTAAATTTTTCCCGTCAAAACTGGCAAAAGTAATCAAGGAGATTCTTGCCTACCCTGAAGAAAGTGCGGGAAGGTTGATCCATAAAGACTTCATTGTTATCCCAAAAGACTGGAGCATAGAACAAGTTTTGCAGTTTATTCGTGTTCAAAAGCAGCTACCAAAGTATATAAGTGAAATCTTTGTTGTAGATGAGGAAAATCGCCCAATAGGGAGTGTCTCTCTTAATGATATCTTATGCGCAAAGAGTAGATCCTTGGTAAAGATACTCATGCAGACAAATATAAAAACTGTCGAGACAGGTCAAGATCAGGAGGAAGTAGCTCGTCTTTTTAGGGATTATTCTCTGCATTCAATCGCTGTGGTCGATAAAAATCAAAGAATTGTCGGTGTAATTTCAATAGACGATGTAGTGGATGTAATCTCTGAAGAGGCAGAGGAGGATATCTTGCATGCAGGTAAGGTCTCAGAATCAGACATCAACTCAGATGTTGCAAACACAGTAATGCGCAGAATTAAATGGCTCATAGTGACCTTCTTAAGCATAAACTTTTCCTCTTACATAATTGGCTTTTTCCAGCTAACACTACAACAACACGTGGAACTTGCAATTCTTATGCCCATAATTGCCGCAATGGGTGGAAACGCAGGCATACAAGCCTCTACAGTTGCAGTTAGAGCACTAATCACAAAAAGATTTTGTCAAGGTAATGCCCTACGCCTTTTTGTAAAAGAACTGATTGTAGGACTGTGCAACGGTCTCGTAATGTCGGCACTAATGATAGTGATAATAGCTTTACGCTTTCACAATCTGGCCTTGGAATCCACTTTCCTTATCTCTATCACCCTTGTGTTTGCACTTGCAACATCTTTTGGGGCTGCAATTCCGTTTATAATAGAGAAATTTGGTGGTGACCCTGCTCTTTCATCTTCGATCATCACTAGCTCTTTTACGGATATCTTAGCATTTGTAGTGCTCCTTTCGACCGCAAGTATTATTCTTGTCTAG
- a CDS encoding YraN family protein, whose translation MLQGLSRRSVNDLVGRLAEMIVALHLSIKGYMLLCRRYRNPHCELDLVCIKHGVLLFVEVKFRSSLQVLETMVDYSRMEKMYPASESFCSEFQLYYCLERVFKVFLVTPSVIQVITL comes from the coding sequence ATGTTGCAGGGGTTATCTCGCAGATCAGTAAATGATTTAGTAGGCCGTTTAGCAGAGATGATAGTGGCTCTACATCTCTCGATTAAGGGATATATGCTCCTGTGTAGACGTTATAGGAATCCACATTGTGAACTTGATTTAGTCTGTATCAAGCATGGAGTTTTGCTTTTTGTAGAGGTGAAATTTCGGAGTTCGCTGCAAGTACTCGAAACCATGGTCGATTACAGCCGTATGGAAAAGATGTATCCAGCTTCTGAGAGTTTTTGTAGTGAGTTTCAGTTGTACTACTGCCTTGAAAGAGTCTTTAAAGTCTTTCTTGTAACCCCTTCAGTAATACAAGTTATAACGCTATAA